One Sanguibacter keddieii DSM 10542 genomic window carries:
- a CDS encoding adenosine deaminase has protein sequence MTSALPIAALPKVLLHDHLDGGLRTETIVELAAEIGHELPTTDPEELRRWFFEAADSGTLVRYLETFDHTIAVMQTREGLARVAREAVVDLAADGVVYAEQRWAPEQHLTRGLSLQDAVDAVQEGLDQGVAEAAAAGNTIRVGQLITAMRHADRWEEIVELALANRDRGVSGFDIAGAEDGFPPSRFPQAWRTLNDASFPATIHAGEAAGVDSISEAVHVGQASRIGHGARIVEDITDLDSDNPVFGRVAHWVRDNQIPLELCPSSNLQTGIAGTVAEHPISRLRDLDFAVTVNTDNRLMSATSMTREMTLLVDEAGWTLDDLRDATLAAAWSAFIHHDERHALGEQILAGYAAVAGE, from the coding sequence ATGACTTCTGCGCTGCCGATCGCCGCCCTGCCCAAGGTCCTCCTGCACGACCACCTCGACGGTGGTCTGCGCACGGAGACCATCGTCGAGCTCGCCGCCGAGATCGGCCACGAGCTGCCGACGACGGACCCCGAGGAGCTGCGTCGCTGGTTCTTCGAGGCGGCTGACTCGGGCACCCTCGTCCGGTACCTCGAGACCTTCGACCACACGATCGCCGTCATGCAGACGCGCGAGGGCCTCGCCCGCGTCGCCCGCGAGGCCGTCGTCGACCTCGCGGCCGACGGAGTCGTCTACGCCGAGCAGCGCTGGGCACCTGAGCAGCACCTCACGCGCGGGCTCAGCCTGCAGGACGCGGTCGACGCGGTGCAGGAGGGGCTGGACCAGGGCGTCGCCGAGGCGGCGGCGGCCGGGAACACGATCCGGGTCGGTCAGCTGATCACCGCCATGCGGCACGCCGACCGCTGGGAGGAGATCGTCGAGCTCGCCCTCGCCAACCGTGACCGTGGGGTCTCGGGCTTCGACATCGCGGGCGCCGAGGACGGCTTCCCGCCCTCCAGGTTCCCGCAGGCCTGGCGCACGCTCAACGACGCGTCGTTCCCCGCCACCATCCACGCCGGCGAGGCCGCAGGGGTCGACTCGATCTCCGAGGCCGTGCACGTCGGCCAGGCGAGCCGCATCGGCCACGGAGCGCGCATCGTCGAGGACATCACCGACCTCGACTCCGACAACCCGGTCTTCGGTCGGGTCGCGCACTGGGTGCGGGACAACCAGATCCCCCTCGAGCTGTGCCCGTCGTCGAACCTGCAGACCGGCATCGCCGGCACGGTCGCCGAGCACCCGATCTCGCGGCTGCGCGACCTCGACTTCGCGGTGACCGTCAACACCGACAACCGCCTCATGTCCGCCACGAGCATGACGCGCGAGATGACCCTGCTGGTCGACGAGGCCGGATGGACCCTCGACGACCTGCGCGACGCGACCCTGGCAGCAGCCTGGAGCGCGTTCATCCACCACGACGAGCGCCACGCCCTCGGCGAGCAGATCCTCGCCGGCTACGCAGCCGTCGCGGGGGAGTGA
- a CDS encoding YidH family protein codes for MAGDARRPRSVYGVGDDPDARFSLANERTALAWVRTGLGLVAGGVALTSFATFAELPIFLDVVAAVSCLAGAVLAVYGWWTWKRYERALRTGAPLPAPVALPVLAGGVVVMALLLAGYAVASAL; via the coding sequence GTGGCCGGCGACGCCCGACGGCCCCGCTCGGTGTACGGGGTCGGCGACGACCCCGACGCCCGGTTCTCCCTCGCCAACGAGCGCACCGCGCTCGCGTGGGTGCGGACCGGGCTGGGCCTGGTCGCGGGCGGCGTCGCCCTCACGTCCTTCGCGACCTTCGCCGAGCTGCCGATCTTCCTGGACGTCGTCGCGGCGGTCTCCTGCCTCGCCGGAGCGGTCCTCGCGGTGTACGGCTGGTGGACGTGGAAGCGCTACGAGCGCGCGCTGCGCACCGGCGCACCGCTGCCCGCACCGGTCGCGCTGCCCGTCCTCGCGGGCGGGGTCGTGGTCATGGCCCTGCTGCTGGCCGGGTACGCGGTCGCGTCGGCGCTGTGA
- a CDS encoding thymidine phosphorylase, with protein sequence MPLPEDTQRKAEAFDAVDVIRVKRDKGTLSPEQIDWVIDAYTRGVIAEEQMAALNMAILLNGMDRDEISRWTAAMIASGERMDFSALSHPTSDKHSTGGVGDKITLPLAPLVAVFGVAVPQLSGRGLGHTGGTLDKLESIPGWRAALSNDEMMRQLEDVGAVICQAGSGLAPADRKLYALRDVTGTVEAIPLIASSIMSKKIAEGTGALVLDVKVGTGAFMKDEASARELARTMVDLGTDAGVRTVALLTNMSTPLGLTAGNALEVRESVEVLAGGGPADVVDLTVALAVEMLAGAGRDVAADEVRAALSDGRAMDRWRAMISAQGGDVDAPLPVATENQQVLAESDGVLTGLDALDVGIAAWRLGAGRARREDAVQAGAGVEIHAKPGDRVVAGQPILTLHTDTPERFDRALEIARHSITVEAEPRGDVHQDLIIARID encoded by the coding sequence GTGCCACTTCCCGAGGACACCCAGCGCAAGGCCGAGGCCTTCGACGCCGTCGACGTGATCCGCGTCAAGCGCGACAAGGGCACGCTGAGCCCCGAGCAGATCGACTGGGTCATCGACGCGTACACGCGCGGCGTCATCGCCGAGGAGCAGATGGCTGCCCTCAACATGGCGATCCTGCTCAACGGCATGGACCGCGACGAGATCTCCCGCTGGACCGCCGCGATGATCGCCTCGGGCGAGCGCATGGACTTCTCCGCGCTGTCGCACCCCACCTCGGACAAGCACTCGACCGGTGGCGTCGGCGACAAGATCACCCTCCCGCTCGCACCGCTCGTCGCCGTGTTCGGCGTCGCGGTCCCGCAGCTCTCGGGCCGCGGCCTCGGCCACACCGGTGGCACGCTCGACAAGCTCGAGTCCATCCCCGGCTGGCGCGCGGCGCTCAGCAACGACGAGATGATGCGCCAGCTCGAGGACGTCGGCGCCGTCATCTGCCAGGCGGGCTCCGGCCTCGCCCCGGCCGACCGCAAGCTCTACGCGCTGCGCGACGTCACCGGCACCGTCGAGGCGATCCCGCTCATCGCGTCGTCGATCATGAGCAAGAAGATCGCCGAGGGCACCGGCGCGCTCGTCCTCGACGTCAAGGTCGGCACGGGTGCGTTCATGAAGGACGAGGCCTCTGCGCGCGAGCTCGCCCGCACCATGGTCGACCTCGGCACCGACGCAGGTGTCCGCACCGTCGCGCTGCTCACCAACATGTCGACGCCGCTCGGCCTCACCGCGGGCAACGCCCTCGAGGTCCGCGAGTCCGTCGAGGTGCTCGCCGGCGGTGGACCTGCCGACGTCGTCGACCTCACCGTGGCGCTCGCCGTGGAGATGCTCGCCGGCGCGGGCCGCGACGTGGCCGCCGACGAGGTGCGTGCTGCGCTCTCCGACGGCCGGGCCATGGACCGCTGGCGCGCGATGATCTCCGCCCAGGGTGGCGACGTCGACGCGCCGCTGCCGGTCGCGACCGAGAACCAGCAGGTCCTGGCCGAGTCCGACGGTGTCCTCACCGGGCTCGACGCGCTCGACGTCGGTATCGCGGCGTGGCGCCTCGGTGCCGGGCGCGCCCGCCGCGAGGACGCCGTGCAGGCCGGCGCCGGTGTCGAGATCCACGCCAAGCCGGGCGACCGCGTGGTCGCCGGCCAGCCGATCCTCACGCTGCACACCGACACCCCCGAGCGCTTCGACCGCGCCCTCGAGATCGCCCGCCACTCGATCACGGTCGAGGCCGAGCCCCGCGGTGACGTCCACCAGGACCTCATCATCGCCCGGATCGACTGA
- a CDS encoding cytidine deaminase → MSQTIDWDGLRTAARDIMTKAYAPYSEFPVGAAALVDDGRVVTGCNVENAAYGVVLCAECGLVSSLVASGGGRLVAFTCVDGHGNTLMPCGRCRQLLWEHGGPSLLVETTRGIVPMSEVLPDAFGPDDLVTRAADA, encoded by the coding sequence GTGAGCCAGACCATCGACTGGGACGGCCTGCGCACGGCTGCCCGCGACATCATGACCAAGGCGTACGCGCCCTACTCCGAGTTCCCCGTCGGCGCAGCAGCGCTCGTCGACGACGGCCGCGTGGTCACCGGGTGCAACGTGGAGAACGCCGCCTACGGCGTCGTGCTCTGCGCAGAGTGCGGCCTCGTGTCCTCGCTCGTCGCCTCGGGCGGCGGACGCCTGGTGGCCTTCACCTGCGTCGACGGCCACGGGAACACCCTCATGCCGTGCGGCCGCTGCCGCCAGCTCCTGTGGGAGCACGGCGGGCCGTCGCTGCTCGTCGAGACGACGCGCGGCATCGTCCCCATGAGCGAGGTGCTGCCCGACGCCTTCGGCCCGGACGACCTCGTCACCCGGGCTGCCGACGCCTGA
- a CDS encoding ABC transporter permease, with product MTATDVLVGDVSTTRPVRAYRLPIVLASFGVLSLVVFGVLGSAGSTTTFGVSTSTDFFMIDPIRLPSQVTATVLSVLALLLAAYSFLRVRQGLRVGTWVPVVFGVIWVFTFLVWAVTDKSTSLVSLFQGSLLLAVPLAFGALGGLLNERAGVVNIAIEGQLLLGAFGAAVFGSITGNAYLGLVAAPVAGLLIGSLLALFTVKYSVNQIIVGVVLNVFAVGLTSFLFSSVLKENAATLNSPPRLSTLPIPLLSEIPVLGPVLFRQSIIVYLLYIAVAVIAVALFRTRWGLRVRAVGEHPQAADTVGINVNKTRWGNVLLGSAVAGLGGAFFTLGSVGAFGQEMTAGKGYIALAAMILGRWSPVGALGAALLFGFADKLQQVLGVLETPIPNQFMLMLPYVVTIFAVAGLVGRVRGPAAAGEPYVKG from the coding sequence ATGACCGCCACCGACGTCCTGGTCGGCGACGTGTCGACCACCCGTCCCGTCCGCGCGTACCGTCTGCCGATCGTCCTCGCGAGCTTCGGCGTCCTGTCGCTCGTGGTGTTCGGCGTGCTCGGCAGCGCCGGGTCGACGACCACCTTCGGCGTCTCGACGTCGACGGACTTCTTCATGATCGACCCGATCCGGCTGCCGTCGCAGGTCACGGCCACGGTCCTGTCGGTCCTCGCGCTGCTGCTCGCCGCGTACTCGTTCTTGCGGGTCCGTCAGGGGCTGCGCGTGGGCACGTGGGTCCCCGTCGTGTTCGGCGTCATCTGGGTCTTCACCTTCCTCGTCTGGGCGGTGACCGACAAGAGCACCTCGCTCGTCAGCCTCTTCCAGGGGTCGCTGCTCCTCGCCGTGCCTCTCGCCTTCGGCGCCCTCGGCGGTCTGCTCAACGAGCGTGCCGGTGTGGTCAACATCGCGATCGAGGGACAGCTGCTCCTCGGGGCCTTCGGCGCAGCGGTCTTCGGGTCGATCACCGGGAACGCCTACCTGGGTCTCGTCGCAGCCCCGGTCGCGGGTCTGCTCATCGGCTCGCTGCTCGCGCTCTTCACCGTCAAGTACTCGGTGAACCAGATCATCGTCGGTGTGGTGCTCAACGTGTTCGCCGTCGGGCTCACCAGCTTCCTGTTCAGCTCGGTCCTCAAGGAGAACGCGGCGACCCTCAACTCGCCGCCGCGCCTGTCGACCCTGCCGATCCCGCTGCTCTCCGAGATCCCCGTCCTCGGGCCTGTGCTGTTCCGCCAGTCGATCATCGTGTACCTGCTGTACATCGCGGTGGCCGTCATCGCCGTCGCGCTGTTCCGCACCCGCTGGGGCCTGCGGGTCCGCGCGGTGGGAGAGCACCCGCAGGCTGCGGACACCGTGGGCATCAACGTCAACAAGACGCGCTGGGGCAACGTGCTCCTCGGCTCGGCCGTGGCCGGTCTCGGCGGGGCGTTCTTCACGCTCGGCTCCGTCGGTGCCTTCGGCCAGGAGATGACCGCGGGCAAGGGCTACATCGCCCTCGCCGCGATGATCCTCGGCCGCTGGTCACCGGTCGGTGCTCTCGGCGCGGCGCTGCTGTTCGGCTTCGCCGACAAGCTCCAGCAGGTGCTCGGGGTCCTCGAGACCCCGATCCCCAACCAGTTCATGCTCATGCTCCCGTACGTGGTGACGATCTTCGCGGTCGCCGGCCTCGTCGGACGCGTCCGTGGACCGGCTGCCGCCGGCGAGCCCTACGTGAAGGGCTGA
- a CDS encoding ABC transporter permease, which translates to MNDQRTEPEKDGPAVPPAKDVEQPTAATGGRAAQVLREVTTGGFGVTVLAFVLALVIGGLLIIAVDPDVTDAASYIFARPADFFGAAWASVTDAYTAMFRGAVFNYDAPTAARALRPLTETMTVATPLIIAALGIAIGFRAGLFNIGAQGQVLMGAAIGGYVGFTWSLPPVLHLLLALLGGILAGGVWAGIAGFLKARTGAHEVIVTIMLNYVSLYLVAFLLTTSAFTREGSNQPKSPGIRENAQLPLLLGDQFRLHAGFVVAILAAFFVWWLMTRSTWGFRFRAVGSNPNAARTAGMAVSSSFVLVMVVSGALTGLAGAVQILGTEKALTGGIAGSIGFDAITVALLGRSKPLGIFFAGLLYAGLNVGGRVMESSTGTSINIVLVIQALVVLFIAAPPLVRAIFRLPSQPALTKGASA; encoded by the coding sequence GTGAACGACCAGCGCACCGAGCCCGAGAAGGACGGCCCCGCCGTCCCACCGGCGAAGGACGTCGAGCAGCCGACCGCTGCGACCGGGGGCCGCGCGGCCCAGGTCCTGCGCGAGGTGACCACCGGCGGGTTCGGGGTGACCGTCCTGGCCTTCGTCCTCGCCCTCGTCATCGGCGGCCTCCTCATCATCGCCGTCGACCCGGACGTCACCGACGCCGCGAGCTACATCTTCGCCAGGCCGGCAGACTTCTTCGGCGCCGCCTGGGCCTCCGTCACGGACGCCTACACGGCGATGTTCCGCGGAGCCGTCTTCAACTACGACGCCCCGACCGCGGCACGCGCGCTGCGACCGCTCACCGAGACGATGACCGTCGCGACGCCGCTCATCATCGCGGCGCTCGGCATCGCCATCGGCTTCCGCGCCGGCCTGTTCAACATCGGTGCCCAGGGGCAGGTCCTCATGGGTGCGGCCATCGGCGGGTACGTGGGCTTCACCTGGTCCTTGCCGCCCGTCCTGCACCTCCTGCTCGCGCTCCTCGGCGGCATCCTCGCCGGTGGGGTGTGGGCCGGGATCGCCGGGTTCCTCAAGGCGCGCACCGGGGCGCACGAGGTGATTGTCACGATCATGCTCAACTACGTGTCGCTGTACCTGGTGGCGTTCTTGCTCACGACCTCGGCGTTCACCCGTGAGGGCTCCAACCAGCCCAAGAGCCCCGGCATCCGCGAGAACGCGCAGCTGCCGCTGCTCCTGGGAGACCAGTTCCGGCTGCACGCCGGGTTCGTCGTCGCGATCCTCGCCGCGTTCTTCGTCTGGTGGCTCATGACGCGCTCCACCTGGGGCTTCCGCTTCCGCGCCGTCGGGTCCAACCCGAACGCCGCCCGGACCGCAGGCATGGCCGTCTCGTCGTCCTTCGTGCTCGTCATGGTCGTCTCCGGTGCGCTCACCGGTCTCGCCGGGGCCGTGCAGATCCTCGGCACCGAGAAGGCGCTCACCGGCGGGATCGCCGGGTCCATCGGCTTCGACGCGATCACCGTGGCCCTGCTCGGACGGTCCAAGCCGCTCGGTATCTTCTTCGCGGGTCTGCTCTACGCCGGCCTCAACGTCGGCGGCCGCGTGATGGAGAGCAGCACGGGGACGTCGATCAACATCGTCCTGGTCATCCAGGCTCTCGTCGTCCTGTTCATCGCGGCGCCGCCCCTGGTCCGCGCGATCTTCCGGCTGCCCTCCCAGCCCGCTCTCACGAAGGGTGCCAGCGCATGA
- a CDS encoding ABC transporter ATP-binding protein produces MKLELRGITKSFGPLVANDHIDLVVEEGQVHALLGENGAGKSTLMNVLFGLYQADSGEIVVDDAPVAFRGPGDALRAGIGMVHQHFMLVPVFTVAENVMLGSEDTKAGGFLDLETARRRVRELSSRFGFDLDPDAVVEDLPVGVQQRVEIVKALAREAKVLILDEPTAVLTPQETDELIEIMRQLKAAGTSIVFITHKLREVKAVADVITVIRRGKVMGSAEPTASEGELASLMVGRAVSLGLDKAPATPGERTFTVSHLTVTSPTGQAVVDDVTFDVAQGEIVAIAGVQGNGQTELSEAILGLLPAASGSISLDGREITGLSPDKVLRAGVGFVPEDRKVDGLVLDFSVAENLVLDLYDKPPYAKGGIALDLAAIRANAEKRIAEFDIRTQGPTEHVGRLSGGNQQKVVLARELSRPLKLFIASQPTRGVDVGSIEFLHRRIVQERDNGTPVIIVSTELDEVVELADRIAVMYRGKIIGIVPSTTPRDVLGLMMAGVPHDEAISQATSPASPRDDQTGKTQ; encoded by the coding sequence GTGAAGTTGGAACTGCGAGGGATCACCAAGTCCTTCGGGCCGCTCGTCGCGAACGACCACATCGACCTGGTCGTCGAAGAAGGGCAGGTCCACGCCCTCCTCGGCGAGAACGGCGCAGGCAAGAGCACCCTGATGAACGTGCTCTTCGGGCTGTACCAGGCCGACTCGGGAGAGATCGTCGTCGACGACGCCCCGGTGGCCTTCCGCGGTCCGGGTGACGCCCTGCGCGCCGGCATCGGCATGGTGCACCAGCACTTCATGCTGGTCCCCGTGTTCACCGTCGCCGAGAACGTCATGCTCGGCAGCGAGGACACCAAGGCCGGAGGCTTCCTCGACCTCGAGACCGCCCGCCGGCGCGTCCGCGAGCTGTCCAGCCGCTTCGGCTTCGACCTCGACCCCGACGCCGTCGTCGAGGACCTCCCGGTCGGCGTCCAGCAGCGCGTCGAGATCGTCAAGGCCCTGGCCCGCGAGGCCAAGGTGCTCATCCTCGACGAGCCCACCGCGGTGCTCACGCCGCAGGAGACCGACGAGCTCATCGAGATCATGCGCCAGCTCAAGGCAGCGGGCACCTCGATCGTCTTCATCACCCACAAGCTCCGCGAGGTCAAGGCCGTCGCCGACGTCATCACCGTGATCCGCCGCGGGAAGGTCATGGGATCGGCCGAGCCCACGGCCTCCGAGGGCGAGCTCGCCTCCCTCATGGTCGGTCGTGCCGTCTCCCTCGGTCTCGACAAGGCACCGGCGACCCCGGGGGAGCGCACCTTCACCGTCTCGCACCTCACGGTGACCTCACCGACCGGTCAGGCCGTCGTCGACGACGTCACCTTCGATGTCGCGCAGGGCGAGATCGTCGCTATCGCGGGTGTCCAGGGCAACGGCCAGACGGAGCTCTCCGAGGCGATCCTCGGCCTGCTCCCCGCGGCGAGCGGTTCCATCAGCCTCGACGGCCGTGAGATCACCGGTCTCAGCCCTGACAAGGTGCTGCGCGCCGGCGTCGGCTTCGTCCCCGAGGACCGCAAGGTGGACGGGCTCGTGCTCGACTTCTCCGTCGCCGAGAACCTCGTCCTCGACCTCTACGACAAGCCGCCGTACGCCAAGGGCGGGATCGCTCTCGACCTCGCGGCGATCCGCGCGAACGCCGAGAAGCGCATCGCGGAGTTCGACATCCGCACCCAGGGACCGACCGAGCACGTCGGACGCCTCTCGGGCGGAAACCAGCAGAAGGTCGTGCTCGCCCGCGAGCTGTCCCGTCCGCTCAAGCTCTTCATCGCGAGCCAGCCGACCCGCGGCGTCGACGTCGGGTCCATCGAGTTCCTGCACCGCAGGATCGTCCAGGAGCGCGACAACGGCACGCCCGTGATCATCGTGTCGACCGAGCTCGACGAGGTCGTCGAGCTCGCCGACCGGATCGCGGTGATGTACCGCGGCAAGATCATCGGCATCGTCCCCTCCACCACCCCCCGTGACGTGCTCGGCCTCATGATGGCCGGCGTCCCGCACGACGAGGCGATCTCCCAGGCCACCAGCCCGGCATCACCTCGAGACGACCAGACAGGGAAGACCCAGTGA
- a CDS encoding BMP family lipoprotein, producing MKRVVQLAAVTAAAALVLSACGDAPEDDATTGASGATEASSDFKACMVSDSGGFDDKSFNESGFNGLSAAEDALGIEVTTQESQTEADFAPNIDNLIASNCNIVVTVGFLLGTATGDAAQANPDTEFAIVDSTAADADGAPIELPNVKPLSFNTSEAAYLGGYVAAGMTKTGTVATFGGIQIPTVSIFMDGFVDGVAKYNEDNGTDVTVLGWDKDAQNGSFTGDFEDQSKGQQLTQTFIDQGADIIMPVAGPVGSGALAAASDAEGVSVIWVDSDGALEKPEFADVILTSVLKDISVAVEDVITAASESAFSPEAYVGTLENGGVDIAEFHEFDSEVPQELKDKVDELRENIINGTIVVESPSAP from the coding sequence GTGAAGAGAGTTGTTCAGCTCGCTGCCGTCACGGCCGCCGCTGCTCTGGTCCTGTCCGCCTGCGGTGACGCACCCGAGGACGACGCGACCACCGGCGCCAGCGGCGCCACCGAGGCGTCCTCCGACTTCAAGGCCTGCATGGTCTCCGACTCGGGCGGCTTCGACGACAAGTCCTTCAACGAGTCCGGCTTCAACGGCCTTAGCGCCGCCGAGGACGCCCTCGGCATCGAGGTCACCACCCAGGAGTCACAGACCGAGGCGGACTTCGCCCCGAACATCGACAACCTCATCGCGAGCAACTGCAACATCGTCGTGACGGTCGGCTTCCTGCTCGGCACCGCGACCGGCGACGCCGCGCAGGCCAACCCGGACACCGAGTTCGCGATCGTCGACTCGACCGCCGCAGACGCAGACGGCGCCCCGATCGAGCTCCCCAACGTCAAGCCGCTGAGCTTCAACACCTCCGAGGCCGCGTACCTCGGTGGCTACGTCGCCGCGGGCATGACCAAGACCGGCACGGTCGCCACCTTCGGCGGCATCCAGATCCCGACCGTCTCCATCTTCATGGACGGCTTCGTGGACGGCGTCGCGAAGTACAACGAGGACAACGGCACCGACGTCACGGTCCTCGGCTGGGACAAGGACGCCCAGAACGGGTCCTTCACCGGTGACTTCGAGGACCAGTCGAAGGGCCAGCAGCTCACGCAGACCTTCATCGACCAGGGTGCTGACATCATCATGCCGGTCGCCGGTCCGGTCGGTTCCGGCGCGCTGGCCGCGGCCTCGGACGCCGAGGGCGTCTCGGTCATCTGGGTCGACTCGGACGGTGCGCTCGAGAAGCCCGAGTTCGCCGACGTCATCCTGACCTCGGTCCTCAAGGACATCAGCGTCGCGGTCGAGGACGTCATCACGGCGGCCTCCGAGAGCGCCTTCTCGCCCGAGGCGTACGTCGGCACCCTCGAGAACGGCGGCGTGGACATCGCCGAGTTCCACGAGTTCGACTCCGAGGTCCCGCAGGAGCTCAAGGACAAGGTCGACGAGCTCCGCGAGAACATCATCAACGGCACGATCGTGGTGGAGTCCCCGAGCGCCCCGTGA
- a CDS encoding amidohydrolase yields MSTSGNVASADRIAALVGGLHDELVAIRRDIHAHPEVARTETRTTALVAERLRAAGLEPRLLAGTGLTCDIGPTPAESGRRRLALRADIDALPLVETTGLPFASTVHGVAHACGHDVHTTVVLGAGLVLAALHDAGELDRPVRLVFQPAEEVQPGGALDLLEQGVLEGVEEIYAVHCDPKTDRGTIGSRIGPITSASDEVTVIITSSGGHTSRPHLTGDVVFALGQVITQVSAVLGRRLDPRSGVNLTWGAVNAGQAHNAIPATGTVRGTLRCLDVRAWEHAAQVLHDAVEQVVAPYGVDVEVVHQRGVPPVENDERCTTAIEAAARETIGAQSVLLTEQSLGGEDFAWYLTKVPGAMVRLGTRTPGGHTYDIHQGDMQVDEDAIGLGVAMLARVAVTGRG; encoded by the coding sequence GTGAGCACCTCTGGGAACGTCGCCTCCGCCGACCGCATCGCCGCCCTCGTGGGAGGGCTCCACGACGAGCTCGTCGCGATCCGCCGGGACATCCACGCGCACCCCGAGGTGGCGCGCACCGAGACCCGGACCACGGCGCTGGTCGCCGAGCGGCTGCGGGCGGCCGGGCTGGAGCCGCGCCTGCTCGCCGGCACCGGGCTCACCTGCGACATCGGTCCGACCCCCGCGGAGAGCGGACGGCGCCGCCTCGCGCTGCGCGCCGACATCGACGCCCTGCCCCTCGTCGAGACCACGGGCCTGCCCTTCGCCTCGACCGTGCACGGCGTCGCCCACGCCTGTGGCCACGACGTCCACACCACCGTGGTCCTCGGCGCCGGCCTGGTGCTCGCCGCGCTGCACGACGCCGGCGAGCTCGACCGGCCCGTCCGGCTCGTGTTCCAGCCGGCCGAGGAGGTCCAGCCCGGGGGAGCGCTCGACCTGCTGGAGCAGGGCGTGCTCGAGGGCGTCGAGGAGATCTACGCCGTCCACTGCGACCCCAAGACGGACCGCGGCACCATCGGCTCGCGCATCGGCCCGATCACCTCGGCCTCCGACGAGGTCACGGTCATCATCACCTCGAGCGGCGGGCACACCTCGCGGCCGCACCTCACGGGCGACGTCGTCTTCGCCCTCGGACAGGTCATCACCCAGGTCTCCGCCGTCCTCGGACGACGCCTCGACCCGCGCTCAGGTGTCAACCTCACCTGGGGGGCTGTCAACGCCGGCCAGGCGCACAACGCCATCCCGGCGACCGGCACGGTCCGCGGCACGCTCCGGTGCCTCGACGTCCGGGCCTGGGAGCACGCGGCCCAGGTCCTCCACGACGCCGTCGAGCAGGTCGTGGCACCGTACGGCGTCGACGTCGAGGTGGTGCACCAGCGGGGTGTCCCGCCGGTCGAGAACGACGAGCGCTGCACCACGGCCATCGAGGCCGCGGCCCGCGAGACCATCGGCGCGCAGTCGGTGCTGCTCACCGAGCAGTCGCTGGGCGGGGAGGACTTCGCCTGGTACCTCACCAAGGTCCCCGGGGCCATGGTCCGGCTGGGCACACGCACCCCGGGCGGGCACACCTACGACATCCACCAGGGCGACATGCAGGTCGACGAGGACGCGATCGGCCTGGGTGTCGCGATGCTCGCCCGCGTCGCCGTCACCGGCCGCGGGTGA
- a CDS encoding LppA family lipoprotein, giving the protein MTGQTRSVEVRTGARDRARGGPGLVLVLLGCALLVAGALIWTVLVPDRSMAGLPSDDEVVDARRVLMGLPSFEEEQGTSAMVLGDIRTALEVELGPVDWIHDEVRRGAAGCTPPESEIPGALSEGARSRGALPGGGDQGERALEIVEEVAAQHGFAETSRFVDGTGVQYADMTSDRGGNVSAVAGDRFGIRVTSSCFLTAEAKAEG; this is encoded by the coding sequence GTGACCGGGCAGACGAGGTCGGTCGAGGTGCGCACCGGTGCCAGGGACCGTGCACGGGGAGGGCCTGGGCTGGTCCTGGTGCTGCTCGGGTGCGCGCTCCTCGTCGCCGGAGCGCTGATCTGGACGGTGCTGGTCCCTGACAGGAGTATGGCTGGACTGCCCTCGGACGACGAGGTGGTCGATGCGCGTCGTGTCCTCATGGGTCTCCCGTCGTTCGAGGAGGAGCAGGGGACCTCGGCCATGGTGCTCGGTGACATCCGTACGGCCCTGGAGGTGGAGCTCGGTCCTGTCGACTGGATTCACGACGAGGTGCGCAGGGGTGCAGCCGGGTGCACGCCGCCGGAGAGCGAGATCCCCGGAGCCCTGTCTGAGGGAGCGCGCTCGCGAGGCGCGCTCCCCGGTGGAGGCGACCAGGGCGAGCGGGCGCTCGAGATCGTCGAGGAGGTCGCGGCCCAGCACGGCTTTGCCGAGACCTCCAGGTTCGTCGACGGCACGGGCGTCCAGTACGCCGACATGACGTCCGACAGGGGCGGGAATGTCTCGGCAGTGGCAGGGGACCGATTCGGGATCAGGGTCACGTCCAGCTGCTTCCTGACCGCGGAGGCGAAGGCCGAGGGGTAG